One Rutidosis leptorrhynchoides isolate AG116_Rl617_1_P2 unplaced genomic scaffold, CSIRO_AGI_Rlap_v1 contig412, whole genome shotgun sequence DNA window includes the following coding sequences:
- the LOC139883524 gene encoding LOW QUALITY PROTEIN: cytochrome b561 and DOMON domain-containing protein At3g25290-like (The sequence of the model RefSeq protein was modified relative to this genomic sequence to represent the inferred CDS: inserted 2 bases in 2 codons; deleted 3 bases in 2 codons) gives MVATSLLSLFPFIIISWALLISPSQSLSCNSQKFNALYAHCLDLPTLSSYLHFTYXSSNATLSVAFTALPSKSGGWVAWAINPTGTGMVGSQSLVAFKQNGKVTAKKYNVSSYASIVETEKLAFDVWDLSAEEESGSGSLRIFAKIKVPADLAAKKSVNHWQVGPGVSDGGILAKHDFQQANMQASGALNLESGDGFSSSGGDSTIKKKNVHGILNVVSWGILFPVGVIIARYVRTFESADPAWFYLHVTCQFSGYVIGVAGWGTGLRLGSQSKGIEYSDHRNIGIALFTLATVQIFAMFLRPNKDHKFRXYWNIYHHGVGYAVIILGIINVFKGFDILDPTRNWKSAYLIVIAILGGMAVLLEAITWIIVLRRKSEGSSTKPYEYNNGQSLTT, from the exons ATGGTAGCCACGAGCTTGCTTTCTCTCTTCCCATTTATCATTATATCCTGGGCTTTGCTAATCTCACCGTCACAGTCACTCTCCTGCAATTCTCAGAAATTCAATGCCCTCTACGCTCACTGTTTAGACTTGCCAACTCTCTCTTCCTACCTCCATTTCACCT ACTCATCCAACGCCACCCTCTCTGTCGCCTTCACGGCGTTGCCTTCCAAATCCGGCGGATGGGTCGCCTGGGCCATCAACCCGACGGGTACCGGCATGGTCGGTAGCCAGTCACTCGTCGCATTCAAGCAAAACGGGAAAGTAACCGCCAAGAAGTATAATGTCAGCTCATACGCTTCAATTGTGGAGACTGAGAAGCTTGCTTTCGATGTGTGGGATTTGAGTGCGGAGGAGGAGAGCGGCAGTGGGTCGTTAAGGATCTTCGCGAAGATCAAAGTTCCGGCGGATTTGGCGGCGAAGAAGTCGGTGAATCAT TGGCAGGTGGGGCCCGGAGTTTCTGACGGCGGGATTCTGGCGAAGCATGATTTTCAGCAGGCAAATATGCAAGCTTCTGGGGCTTTGAATTTGGAAAGTGGTGATGGGTTTTCTAGCTCCGGTGGAGATTCAACGATCAAGAAGAAGAAT GTTCATGGCATTCTGAATGTTGTGAGCTGGGGAATCCTATTTCCAGTTGGAGTGATTATAGCTCGATATGTTCGAACTTTCGAGTCAGCTGATCCGGCATGGTTTTACCTTCATGTAACTTGCCAATTCTCTGGTTATGTTATCGGTGTTGCTGGCTGGGGAACCGGCCTGAGGCTTGGGAGTCAATCAAAGGGTATTGAATACTCCGATCATAGGAATATCGGAATTGCCCTTTTCACCCTTGCAACGGTGCAG ATATTTGCAATGTTCTTGAGACCAAACAAGGACCACAAATTTC TCTACTGGAATATCTACCACCACGGAGTTGGTTATGCGGTTATCATTCTCGGAATCATCAACGTGTTTAAAGGATTTGACATCTTG GACCCGACCAGAAATTGGAAATCGGCTTACTTAATCGTGATCGCTATATTGGGCGGAATGGCCGTGCTGTTGGAAGCGATTACTTGGATTATCGTTTTGAGAAGGAAATCTGAAGGTAGTTCAACCAAGCCTTACGAATACAACAATGGCCAATCTTTGACAACATGA
- the LOC139883525 gene encoding uncharacterized protein has translation MKLEEIPTPTSGHKRRREFYHNDFMNEKGYTKQNNKWEKFPDEYTPSIRTNIDILNLDCVQNKEEALTLWMNNIGLLIQLEKTFQDFNPNLIWTFVTYKVTGSVKNYLQTLSQAQIEYLLKDKTTNSEVFFTIIDIINREFLGKDDVDKKKATEAAEAEKALWHLNNIQIYKLKNACKNLPKLYNPQSDDYLIVETDASQETWAGCMKVKINIQTEKSNNIQVERLCKYISGNFFRN, from the exons ATGAAATTAGAAGAAATCCCGACTCCAACTTCAGGACATAAAAGAAGAAGGGAATTCTACCATAATGATTTCATGAATGAAAAAGGTTATACTAAACAAAATAATAAATGGGAAAAGTTTCCTGATGAATATACACCATCGATTAGAACTAATATAGATATTCTTAATCTAGATTGCGTTCAAAATAAAGAAGAAGCTCTAACTCTATGGATGAATAATATAGGACTACTAATTCAATTAGAAAAAACGTTTCAAGACTTTAATCCTAACCTAATTTGGACCTTTGTTACTTATAAAGTAACAGGATCCGTAAAAAACTATCTACAAACCTTATCGCAAGCACAAATAGAATATTTACTGAAAGACAAAACAACAAATTCAGAAGTTTTCTTTACAATAATAGATATCATAAATAGGGAATTTTTAGGAAAGGATGATGTAGATAAGAAAAAAGCAACTGAAGCTGCTGAAGCAGAAAAGGCTTTATGGcatcttaataatatacaaattt ATAAGCTGAAAAACGCTTGTAAAAATCTTCCAAAATTATACAATCCACAAAGTGATGATTATCTGATTGTGGAAACAGACGCATCTCAAGAAACTTGGGCTGGCTGCATGAAAGTAAAAATCAATATACAGACTGAAAAGTCAAACAATATTCAAGTCGAAAGACTATGCAAATATATATCAGGGAACTTTTTCAGAAACTGA
- the LOC139883526 gene encoding LOW QUALITY PROTEIN: auxin-induced in root cultures protein 12-like (The sequence of the model RefSeq protein was modified relative to this genomic sequence to represent the inferred CDS: inserted 1 base in 1 codon; deleted 1 base in 1 codon), producing the protein MASSSSSSFFYSSLLLLFWAFLISPSQSLTCTSQKFTNSKLYNNCTDLPTLESYLHYTYNATNSSLNVAFIATPPKSDGWVAWAINPKSEGMIGAQSLIAFKSNGSLVVKTYNLSSYASITESKLSFAVWXLKAESNDADGSFVIYGSLKVPGSPEKLNQVWQVGSKVSGGIPVKHDFSPANVKSKSVLRLVNPSAAELTSPAPSPGTGVKGAPAPANAAGRVVGLGCFMCIVLVVINCVISLAF; encoded by the exons AtggcttcttcatcatcatcctcattctTCTACTCatcgttgttgttgttattttgggCATTTCTAATCTCACCGTCACAGTCACTCACCTGCACATCACAAAAATTCACGAACAGCAAGCTCTACAATAACTGCACGGATCTGCCCACACTGGAGTCCTACCTCCACTACACCTACAACGCAACCAATTCTTCCCTCAACGTAGCCTTCATCGCCACTCCACCCAAATCCGACGGCTGGGTTGCGTGGGCCATCAACCCTAAATCGGAAGGTATGATCGGAGCTCAATCCTTGATCGCATTCAAATCTAACGGCTCTCTTGTCGTCAAGACGTATAACCTTTCTTCCTACGCAAGCATCACCGAGTCCAAACTATCTTTTGCCGTTT ATTTGAAGGCGGAGTCTAACGATGCGGATGGCAGTTTCGTAATTTATGGGTCGTTGAAAGTGCCCGGAAGTCCTGAGAAGTTGAATCAGGTTTGGCAGGTCGGTTCCAAAGTATCCGGT GGGATTCCAGTCAAACACGACTTCTCTCCGGCCAACGTGAAATCAAAATCTGTGCTCCGATTGGTCAATCCTTCGGCTGCTGAATTGACTTCCCCTGCTCCTAGTCCTGGTACCGGCGTTAAAGGTGCTCCGGCCCCGGCTAACGCTGCGGGCCGAGTAGTTGGTCTTGGGTGTTTTATGTGTATTGTTTTGGTAGTAATTAATTGTGTCATTTCCTTGGCGTTTTGa